The region GAGCAGCGCCAGGGCGGCCTCGACGGCGGCGCGCTCGCTCCCGTCGCGCTCGTCGTAGCGCTCGTAGGCGTCGAGGACGGCCTCCCGGTCCTCGTCCGCGAGGGTCGACCAGGCGTCCCTGGCCGCGAGGACGTCGTCGAGTCGATCGTTCATCTCGTCGCGGCGCTCCAGCGGAGTGAGCACGCGGATCCGGTCGGCCGCGCGCCGCGTGACGGCGTGGTCGACCGCGAGAGCTAGCAGTTCCTTGTACGCCGATCGGGCGTCGCCGGTCGCCAGGACGTCCATACCCGCGCCGCCGGTCGCTCGGCGCAGGATGCGCGTCGCGCGGCCGCGGGCGAGTCCGGCATCCGCGAGCGCCCGGACGTTCTCGGTTTCGATCGCTCGAATCGCCCGCTCCCGGCCCAGTTCTTCGACCAGCGTTTCCCGCGTCTTCGGGCCGACCCCCCAGTACTCCTCGAGTCGCATACCCGTTGGGTTCGAGCCGACCGTCTTGAACACTGTGTCATCGCTCGTCGGGCGCGCAGCGGACACCGTACGATTCCACAGTAAGTATGCACGAATGTGTGTAAGATTTGGATTCGAACGCGGCTATAGGAGCACAAACACGGGGATTTTTATCGCCGCGGCGCCCTACTGACTTCCATGACTGATGGGCGGGGCGAGACTCCCCGGCGAACAGGAATGACCGAAAAGTGCGGCGTCGTCGGCGTCTCACTGAACGGTCGAGACGCGGCACGACCGTTGTATTATGCGCTCTACGCACTCCAGCACCGCGGTCAGGAGTCCGCGGGGATCGTCACCCACGACGGCTTCCAGCAGCACAGCCACGTCGAGATGGGCCTGGTGGGCGACGCCTTCGGTGAGGACGACCTCGACGCGCTCAACGGGGCGGCGGGGATCGGCCACGTCCGGTATCCGACGGCCGGCTCGGTCGACTCCTCGTGCGCCCAGCCGTTCTCCGTCTCCTTCAAGAGCGGCTCGCTGGGGCTCTCCCACAACGGCAACCTCGTCAACGCCGACGAGATCCGCGACGAACTCGCCGCCGCGGGCCACGCCTTCACCAGCGACGGCGACACCGAGGTCATCGCCCACGACCTCGCGCGCAACCTCTTAGAGGAGGACCTGGTGCGGGCCGTCAAACACACGATGGGGCGGATCCACGGCTCCTACTCGCTGACGATCAGCCACGACGACACCATCCTCGGCGTGCGCGATCCGCAGGGGAACCGCCCGCTCTGTATCGGGGAGCTCGAGGACGGCTACATACTGGCCTCCGAGTCGGCCGCGATCGACACGTTAGACGGGGACCTCGTCCGCGACGTTCGCCCCGGCGAGCTGGTCGTCCTGCGAGACGACGGCCAGGGCTTTGACTCCTACCAGCTCGTCGAAAACGAGAACACCGCCCACTGCTTCTTCGAACACGTCTACTTCGCCCGCCCCGACAGCGTCATCGACGAGACGCTGGTCTACGAGGCCCGGCGGAACCTCGGGCGCAAGCTCTGGGAGGAAAGCGGCGTCGAGACCGACGTCGTGATGCCGGTACCCGACTCCGGTCGGGCGTTCGCCTCCGGCTACGCGGACGCGGCAAGCGAGACGACCGCCGACGGCGAGCCCCGCGACGCCGACGACGACGGCGTCGAGTTCGCCGAGGGGCTGATGAAGAACCGCTACGTCGGCCGGACGTTCATCATGCCGACTCAGGATGAACGCGAGCGCGCGGTGCGGCTGAAGCTCAACCCGATCAAGTCCACGATCGAGGGCAAGACCGTCACCGTCATCGACGACTCGATCGTCCGCGGGACGACCTCGACCCAGCTCGTCCAGCTGCTGAAAGACTGCGGGGCCGAGGAAGTCCACGTCCGGATCGGCGCGCCGGCGATCGTCGCCCCCTGTTACATGGGCATCGACATGGCCACCCGCGAGGAACTGATCGCTTCCGACAAGTCCACCGACGAGATCCGCGACGCGATCAGCGCCGACAGCCTGGCCTACCTCTCGACCGACGCGGTCGCCGAGGTGCTCGACGAGGAGCGGATCGACCTCTGTCTGGGCTGCGTGACGGGTGAGTACCCCTACGACATCGAGGGCGAGGCGACCGATCGCGACGTGAGCCGACCCGACGTCGGCGACCGGCAGCTCCCCGCGGACGACTAATCTAACGCGTTCGGAGGCCGGTCCGCCGTTCGATCGCGTCGCGCTCGCGTTCTTCGTTCTCGAGGGAATTCCGCCGAGCGGTAGACCGCGGTAGCCGTCGGTCCAAGCGGCGCTCGGTGGCGCCGCTCGGCGGGCGAAACGCGAAACGAAGTGGAGTAGGGTGGAGTGGGGTGGGGTTGGGACGGTGGTGGTATCCCGGGTAGGGGTTCGGACGCAATGCCGGGTCCGCTATCACGGAGCCGTCCGCAGTATTACTACCAGAATCCATCAGATAATACTACTCCCAAAATCATTTGGATGTGTCGAATGGTGGCAATCAGCGCGTCGCTTTGTACGCGAGGAAAACCGCCGTGCCGAGCGCCGCGGCGTACCACAGCGTTCCGACGCGGATGACCATCGTGGCGCCGGCGGCGACGGGTTCGGGATACCCAACCGCGATCAGCGCGCCGACCATCGACGCCTCCGCCGCTGCGATCCCGCCGGGGAGCATCGACACCGCGCCGATGACCGACCCGAGCCCGAAGACGAACAGGCCGGTCGTGACGTCCGCTTCGACGCCGAACCCGTCGAGTACCACCCACAGCGCGACCCCCTCCAGCCCCCACGCAGCGAGGCTGAACAGCGTCGAGACGATCAGTGGCCGGACCTGAAACAGTCGATACGCGCTCTCGTAGAACTGCTCCAGTTCGGTCGCGTAGTCGCCGACGACCGGGACCGCTTCGAGCCGTTCGAGGATCGCCAGGCAGCCCCGTCGCCACTGAAGCAGACCGATCCCGGTCGCGATGGCGCCGAAAACGACGATGATGGGAAGCGACGAGCGACCGTACCCCAACAGTCCGAGCGCGGCCATCGCGCTCAGCGCGATGAGGTCCGTGATCCGCTCGGCGCCGACGACGGAGGTGGTCTTGCTCGCGGACACGCCGCGCTGATCGCGGAGAAACCACGCCTTCCAGACCTCCCCGGCCTTGCCCGGCGTGACGACCATCATCAGGCCGCTAAAGAAGGTGACGGCGCTCGCATCGAGCGGAACGTCGATGTCGAGACACCGGAGGTAGTAGTGCCACTTGGCGAATCGGAACCCGTAGCCGACGGTCGTCAAGCCGACGACGATCGCGAACGTTCGCCAGTTCAGGGCGGCCAGGGCGTTCGTCACGTCGCCGACGTCCGCGTAGACAGCGAGACCGAGGAAGACGACGACCGAGAGCAGTGCTGTCACCCAGATGCCGTGGTCGCGGACGGCCGCTCGCCCACGATCGACGACGGATTCGCCGTAATTGCTCATCGTCGCGGGGATCCCTCCGACCTGAAGGGTTCGACGGCGCGACCGGCGGCGGTGCGGACCTGGTGGAGTTTCGTCGCGACGTGCCCCGAGAGGTACCGTCCGCGACCGCCAGGCCGGACGCGGCCGTCGCGCAGGGCGTCCGCGAGCGATCCGTCACCGTCGATACAGGTGTACGCGCGACCGACCTCCATCGGAAAGTGGGCGTCGCTCCCGCCGGTCGACGGCAGGTCGTGAGCAGCCGCGAACGCCGCCGCGCGCTCGTTGAACCGCCGGCGGACACAGCGGGAGTTCACCGTTTCGACCCCGTCGACGGCGTCGGCGAGGGCGTCGAGGTCCGTCTCGTAGTACTGTCGTAGCGCGTCGAACGGGTGCGAGAGGACGGCGACGCCGCCCTGGTCGTGAACGCGGTCGACCGCTGTCAGCGGGTCGGTCTGAGGCGGCGCCTCGGTCACGTCGAGTGCCAGGAGGTGCCCTTCGGTCGTCGTCACCTCGACCCCGGAGATCACCTCGAGGGCGGCCGGTGCGGCGTCCCGAACGGCGTCGACGTTGGCGAGCGTGTCGTGGTCGGTGATCGCGATGCCGTCGAGTCCGGCGTCGACCGCCGCTGAGACGACGCGCTCGGGTGGCGTGCTCGAACAGGGCGAGGCGTCCGTGTGTACCTGGAGATCGTATCTGCGTGTCATTGTGGGTTCGGCGCGGCGTAGCGTGCGAGTCTCACGTGATCGTTTCGAGAAGTCGGAGCGGCACCTCGTAAAGGACCGCGATGACGACGAAGCCCCAGACGACGAGGTTGACGAGAAACGGGCGGTCGCCAAAGAGGTACTTCGGGTCGCCGCCCAGGTCTCGCGTGTGGGCGAGGTGGTGATAGCGGAAGGCCGCGAAAAAGGCGAACGGGAGCGTGACCATCATCCACGGGCCGTCCCCGTAGAACGTGTACAACGAGTAGGAGACGAGCAGCGCCGAGAGGACGGCGACGAGCAACTGGTCGAGCGTCTCCTCGGTGTACTCGTCGAGGCTGGAGCGCGACGCGGCCGGATCATCGCTGACGATCATCTCGTGGCGGCGTTTGCCGAGCGCGAGCATCAGCGCCGCGAGGAACGTACAGACGACGAGCCAGGGGCTCAGGGAGACGTCGATGGCGACGACGCCCGCGATAGCCCGCAGGACGAACCCGATGGCGATGACCATCACGTCGACGAGGACGACCTCCTTCAAGAACGCGGAGTAGAGCGCGTTCTGTACGATATACGTGCAGACGACGAGGAGGAACAGCGGACCGAGGTACCAGGCGAGGGCGAGCCCGCCGACGAAGAGCAGGATCGCGAACGCCGCCGCCACGGGGATCGGAACCTGGCCGCTGGCGATGGGTCGGTGTTTCTTCTGCGGATGGTTGCGATCCTCCTCGACGTCGAGGATGTCGTTGCCGATGTACGTCGCGCCCGCGATGACGCAGAACGCGACAATCCCGAGGGCGACGCTCGCGACGGCGACCGGATCGAGCAGGCTCTTGGAGAAGATTAGCCCCAACAGCAGGATGCTCTGTTTGTACCACTGCCAGGGTCGCAACTCCTTGACCAGGCCGGAGAGGGCACCCGCGAGCCGGCTCTGGTCGGCATAGGCGCGGGACATCTCTGTCTCTCCACCCCTAGGACGGACAAAAAAGGCTCGCGCTCGCTTTCAACCATTTTACGATCGTTTGGTATCGCGAAACGGCACGAGCCGACGAGCGGCCGCCCGCTTCTCGCCGAAGGGTGCCCGATCCGAGCGAAACCGGGC is a window of Natrinema salifodinae DNA encoding:
- a CDS encoding lysylphosphatidylglycerol synthase transmembrane domain-containing protein is translated as MSNYGESVVDRGRAAVRDHGIWVTALLSVVVFLGLAVYADVGDVTNALAALNWRTFAIVVGLTTVGYGFRFAKWHYYLRCLDIDVPLDASAVTFFSGLMMVVTPGKAGEVWKAWFLRDQRGVSASKTTSVVGAERITDLIALSAMAALGLLGYGRSSLPIIVVFGAIATGIGLLQWRRGCLAILERLEAVPVVGDYATELEQFYESAYRLFQVRPLIVSTLFSLAAWGLEGVALWVVLDGFGVEADVTTGLFVFGLGSVIGAVSMLPGGIAAAEASMVGALIAVGYPEPVAAGATMVIRVGTLWYAAALGTAVFLAYKATR
- the purF gene encoding amidophosphoribosyltransferase; the protein is MTEKCGVVGVSLNGRDAARPLYYALYALQHRGQESAGIVTHDGFQQHSHVEMGLVGDAFGEDDLDALNGAAGIGHVRYPTAGSVDSSCAQPFSVSFKSGSLGLSHNGNLVNADEIRDELAAAGHAFTSDGDTEVIAHDLARNLLEEDLVRAVKHTMGRIHGSYSLTISHDDTILGVRDPQGNRPLCIGELEDGYILASESAAIDTLDGDLVRDVRPGELVVLRDDGQGFDSYQLVENENTAHCFFEHVYFARPDSVIDETLVYEARRNLGRKLWEESGVETDVVMPVPDSGRAFASGYADAASETTADGEPRDADDDGVEFAEGLMKNRYVGRTFIMPTQDERERAVRLKLNPIKSTIEGKTVTVIDDSIVRGTTSTQLVQLLKDCGAEEVHVRIGAPAIVAPCYMGIDMATREELIASDKSTDEIRDAISADSLAYLSTDAVAEVLDEERIDLCLGCVTGEYPYDIEGEATDRDVSRPDVGDRQLPADD
- a CDS encoding decaprenyl-phosphate phosphoribosyltransferase encodes the protein MSRAYADQSRLAGALSGLVKELRPWQWYKQSILLLGLIFSKSLLDPVAVASVALGIVAFCVIAGATYIGNDILDVEEDRNHPQKKHRPIASGQVPIPVAAAFAILLFVGGLALAWYLGPLFLLVVCTYIVQNALYSAFLKEVVLVDVMVIAIGFVLRAIAGVVAIDVSLSPWLVVCTFLAALMLALGKRRHEMIVSDDPAASRSSLDEYTEETLDQLLVAVLSALLVSYSLYTFYGDGPWMMVTLPFAFFAAFRYHHLAHTRDLGGDPKYLFGDRPFLVNLVVWGFVVIAVLYEVPLRLLETIT
- a CDS encoding PHP domain-containing protein yields the protein MTRRYDLQVHTDASPCSSTPPERVVSAAVDAGLDGIAITDHDTLANVDAVRDAAPAALEVISGVEVTTTEGHLLALDVTEAPPQTDPLTAVDRVHDQGGVAVLSHPFDALRQYYETDLDALADAVDGVETVNSRCVRRRFNERAAAFAAAHDLPSTGGSDAHFPMEVGRAYTCIDGDGSLADALRDGRVRPGGRGRYLSGHVATKLHQVRTAAGRAVEPFRSEGSPRR